In Candidatus Deferrimicrobiaceae bacterium, one DNA window encodes the following:
- a CDS encoding DUF3341 domain-containing protein, with protein MAEPMIFHEKEEFLEALRRLVREGVAKERIRVITPFSVTEVEEILPRMPSQVKVFALAGAASGTVAGFAFTILTTLSWPLIVGGKPIVSIPPFIIIAFALTILFGALSTFLGFLLLSRLPSIRRIRSMEEYGNAFVITVEPGETK; from the coding sequence TTCCTGGAGGCCCTGCGCCGCCTGGTCCGGGAGGGCGTGGCGAAGGAGAGGATCCGCGTGATCACTCCCTTCTCCGTCACGGAGGTGGAGGAGATCCTTCCCCGCATGCCTTCCCAGGTCAAGGTTTTCGCCCTCGCGGGAGCGGCATCCGGCACCGTCGCGGGGTTCGCCTTCACCATCCTGACCACCTTGAGCTGGCCCCTGATCGTCGGGGGGAAACCCATCGTATCGATTCCCCCTTTCATCATCATCGCCTTCGCCCTCACGATCCTGTTCGGGGCCCTTTCCACCTTCCTGGGTTTCCTCCTCCTGTCGCGGCTTCCGAGCATCCGGCGCATCCGGTCGATGGAGGAATACGGGAATGCGTTTGTGATCACCGTGGAGCCGGGGGAGACGAAATGA